AGTTGAAGATCCCACCATCGGACGCCACCAGCCAGTAGCCACGGCCGTCGGGCGTGGCAGCCATGCCCACCACCGGGCTGTTGAGGTGCGACCCACCATGCGATCCGAAGAACCCGGCATCTCCGTAGTTGAAGATCCCACCATCGGACGCCACCAGCCAGTAGCCACGGCCGTCGGGCGTGGCAGCCATGCCCACCACCGGGCTGTTGAGGTGCGACCCGCCGTGCGATCCGAAGTATCCCGCTCCAGGGCCGAAGTTGAACACCCCGCCGTCGGCCCCAACGATCCAGTACCCGTGAGCCTGAACTAGTTGGTTCTGTGCGGATGCGCTTCCCACGAAGTTGGTGTCACCGGAGTAGGTCGCAGAGATCGAGTGGTTACCGACTGACAAGTTGCCGACGGAGCAGGTCGCGGTGCCGTCGGCCCCAAGAGGTTGTGCGGCACAACCGGCGATCGGCGCCTGGTTGTCGGCAAAGGCGACGCTCCCTGTCGGACTTGTCGGCACCGGCGAGTTCGGCGTGACCGTGGCAGTGAAGGTCTGCCCCGCCGCCGCTGCCGAAACCGTCGAAGTCAAGCTGGTCGTGGTCGGTGCCTGGTCGACAGTCTGGGACGCTCCGGCAGCTGAAGTGGACTGGCTGTAGCTGCCGTCCCCCGAATAAGTGGCCGTGATCGTGTGCTTGCCGGCCCCCAGGGCATTGGTGGCGCAGCTCGCAGTGGCGTTCTTTCCGCTCGGAGACACCGGCACGTTCGAGCAAATCGCTGTGCCGCCGTCAGCGAACGTGACCGTCCCGGTAGGCGCTGATCCGCTCGACGGGGTGACTGTGGCGGTGAAGCTCACCGACTGCCCGTAGGTGGAGGGGCTCGGCCCGTTACCCGCGATCGTCGTGGTGCTTGGAATGGTGTTCACGTTCTCCGAGAGGGCGCCCGACGGCGAGGACGGCGCGTAGTTGCTGTCTCCGTTGTAAATGGCCGTGATCGAGTGCATGCCTTTGGATCCGTAGGTGACGGTACAGGTGGCGGTCGTTCCCGCTGGGCCCGTGGAGACCGTGCGGGCGTTTGCTCCCGAACATGACGGGATGGCAGACCCGTTGTCCGAGAAGCTCATCGTGCCAGACGGGTTGGCCGTGCCAGCCGAAGGCGTTACGGCAGCCGAATAGGTCACGGGCTGGCCGACTGCTCCGGGATTCGAGTTGGACGTAGGAGTGGACACGGTTGTCGAGGCGGGATGAACCACATATCCGTTGGTGTTGGACGAACCCGAAGAGGTGGAGTAGTTGCCGTCTCCGCTGTAAGTGGCAGTGACCGTCTCGCCGGCAACGCCCGCGGTACCCGGAAGGTCCTTGGTGTTGCAAGTCGCCGTGAAGGGCGGCGCAGGCGGGGTTCCTATTCCGGTCAAGGTCGGGGCGTTGGCCCCGGAGCAGTCAGGCAGGTTCGAGCCCCCTGCCGCAAAGCCCACCGTGCCGGTTGGGCCGGAAACTCCAGCGTTGGTCGGAGTGACCGTCGCGGTGATGGTGACCTGCTGGGTGTAGTTGGAGGTGCTGGCCGGCGGGGAGACCGACGTGGTTGTGCCGGCCTTATTCACCGTCTGCGCAACACCAGGGGACAGTGACGAGGCGTAGTTGCCGTCACTGTTGTAGAAGGCAGTTACCGAGTCGGTCGCCCTGGGCAGGTCATGGGTCGTGCAGGTCGACGTGTAGGGGCTGCTGTGAGCAACCGGAACATTTACGCAGTCCGCCAGATGATTTCCGTTCGCGTTGAAGTTCGCCGAGCCGCCGAGCGGGAGCACGTTGGTAGACGGTTGATAAGCGGCAGGTGGCTGGGGGGTGATGGTCGCGGTGAAAGCCGCCGCCTGCCCATAATTGGTCGCGCTTGCCGGTGAGCTAGTAATGGCGATGGTCGTCGGCTGTGGGTTGACCTGCTGTGCGACGCTGCCATTGCCCCCGGCGTAAGTTGGGTCGCCAGAATAGGTGGCAGATACAGTGTCGGGCCCAGCTAGGAGCGCTGTATCAGGGATGCATGACGCTGTTCCGGTGTTGAGATTGACGGAGCCGGCGCCTCCGCAGGTCACCTGAAATACCGTGCTGCCGTTGTACCCATTGGTGTAGCTGAACGTCACGGTCCCGGTAGGGGTGGCGCCGGAACCAGTCACGCTCACCGTGAAGGTGATCTGGTCGCCGTAGACGGGCGGATTATTCGGGTCACTTTTGCTCGAAGTGATATTGACCGTGCTCGGGGTCGTACCGACTGCTGCTGACGCCGGCGTAACCGGCAGCATCGCCGCGAACCCGCCTCCTGCACCGGCAATGAGGCCGACCGCTACCAAAACTCGAGTCGCTAAGCGACGCGAGCGAGAAAGACCGCCCATCTTGAGCATGCCCCCTAACCCTTCCTGTATGTATTTATTTCGTGATGCTGGGTTAAGAGAGGCCGGGTTAGATATTGATACACACCGTTTCCAAAAAGATCTGGGGTCGTTTTGGCTGGCACCGGTTCCCGATCGGTCGGCTGACCAAGCCTGCTGGGCGCCCACTCCCAGCGCATTCAGCGACGATCCTTGGCTAACGTCCCCTCGTGGCGCTGGGGATGAAAGACGGCGGGAGCCGGTGGGGCCCGGTCATCGGCCTCGCGCTGGTCGCATCGGCCAACCAGATGCTCTGGCTCAACTTCACCCCTATCACGACCGGGACGGCGACCTCCTTGGGGGTGTCGAAGTCGGCCATCGGGTGGCTGTCAGAGATCTTTCCGTTGCTGTACGTCTTGTTCGCCATACCGGTCGGCAGGGCGCTGGATAGGTGGTTCCGACCGGCCCTGCTGGCCGGGGGAGGAGTGACCGCGATCGGCGCTCTGGTTCGCACGGTGGACCACCGTTACGCCGTCATCTTGGCGGGCCAGATGCTCATCGCCCTGGGTCAGCCCGCCATCCTGAATGCGATAACCGGGACGGCTTCGAGGTATCTCGCCACCGATGACCGTCCACTCGGAATCGCAGTCGGATCCGCCGGGACGTTCGTCGGTTTCGTCGCAGCGTTCCTGCTGGGCCTCGGTTTTGGAGCCTCGGGGCTCGGCCGGATCCTGAATATCAGCGCCGCCTACTCGGTCGTCGCGTTCGTCGTGCTCGGGGTCACGCTCTACGGTCCGGTTCGGGAGATCGCGCCGCGGAGCGACCTCGAAGTGTCCTCACGGGCGTTGCGAGAACTGTGGGACGACAAGGTCCTGAGAACGCTCGCGGGGCTGGTGTTCGTCGGATTCGGGGCGTTCATCGCCTTCTCCACCTGGGCGGAGACCCTGTTGAAGCCGGCCGGAGTTTCGTCGAGGACAACGGACACGCTTCTTACGATCATGGTCGTCGCAGGGGTCGCCGGTTGTGCTGTCATACCTCCGCTGGTTGCAACCAAGGGACTTCAAGCCGCCGTTTTGCTCGCATCCGCCGGGACCGCAGTCTTCTCGTGCCTTCTTCTCGCGATAACCCCAGGAGTGGCGGCGGGCGCAGTGGCGCTGCCCTTGCTGGGTCTTCTTCTGCTTCCGGACCTGCCCATAATCCTCGAGCTCGCGGAGCGCCGGGCAGGCCCCTCGGCCGGGGCGGTCACGGCAATCCTCTGGATGGCAGGAAACGCAGGCGGCATCGTCGTCGCCCTGGTCGTTCAGGGCCTGCAGAGTCAACCTGCGTGGGCGTTCGTGGCGATTGCTGCGACCGGTGCTCTCGCGATCCCGTTGGCCATGGCGCTCGGGAGGCAGCTTCGCGGCGAATCACGGGCCGTCCCCAGACCCGTTAGTTGAGCGGGGGCGGGAACCGGGGGCGGCCTACCCTGCGTCTAAATCGGTATATGCCTCGCGCTTCGCGCCGACACAAGTTCCCTTCATTAGCCTTTTGCCCATCGAAACGGGGGAGGAAAGAGTCGCCGACGACCCGGCGGTTGAGACTTCCCACACGGTCGCGGCCGCCCAAGGCGGTGATCGTTCCGCCCTGGAGTCGCTCCTGCGCGATCACTACGACAAGGTCTTCGCGGTGTGTCATCGGCTGGTCGGAAACGACGCTGACGCTGCCGACGCCGCACAGGAAGCAATGATCTCGGTGGTCCGAGGACTGGATCGCTTCGATGGCCGCTCGAGCTTCTCGACCTGGGCCTACAGGATCGCTTACAACGCATCCGTCGATCTCTTGCGCCGGCGCTCCCGCCGGGCCGCATCCTCCATCGATGAACCCGGGCAGCCGTTCGACCATCCAACGATGGATTCGGTCGGTTCGGTAGACGACAAGCTGGATATCAGCCTGGCGCTTCAGGGTCTCCCCGTTGACTTTCGCGGTCCGGTCGTCCTGCGTGACCTGTGCGGGCTCGACTACGCCGAGATCGGCGAGGTGCTGAAGCTTCCCCCGGGAACCGTACGGTCAAGGATCGCCCGGGGTCGGGGAATGCTCGCGGATTCGATCAAGCCGGCGAGGAGCGAGAAGTGAGCCGCCAGGCCGACCACCTGGACGACGAGCGTCTCTCCGATCTGATCGACGGAGCCGGCTCCGACACCGACCGGGCTCACGTCGCCCACTGCGACAGCTGCAGGGCCCGGTGGGACGCTTGGAAGGAAGTCAGCCGAGCTGTATCGACAAGGCCACAAGCCTCAGCTGAACAGCGGGAAGCCGCCATTCAGGCGGCTCTGTCGGGGGCCGAAACTCACGGTACCGAGAGGACTGGGGCGTCGGTAGTCGACCTCGCCCTGCGGCGAAAGCGGCACCGCGTTCGTGTTATCAGCCGAGCCGCAGCCGCCGCTGCGGCAGTGGCACTGATCTCGGGGGTTTCCGCCGCGTTGGTCTCCGGAGGCGGAGGAAACACGAGCCAACATGCCAGCACGGCAGCGCCGGCGTCCAGACTCCCTCCCGCCCGATCCGGTGGTCCGGCCGCCTCGCCCCTCGGGTTAGCACCGCCGGCCGCGACAGCACCTCTCATTGCTCTCGGCTCCGTCAACAGCGCGGCCCAGCTGGTGAACGCCCTCAAGGCCACAACTGGTTCTGCGACGTCTGGCAGCGCCGCCGGCGGCGGCGTCGCTGCTGGTGGCAGCGCCGCTGGATCCTCGTCCCCCGCCCCAGCCTCCGCGGTCAGCCCGACCCCCGGTGAGACAGCATGCACACCTCCGCCGAGCCTTGACGGAACTTTCGACGAGGAAGCGACTCTGGTCTGGAAGGGAACGCCGGCCGTTGCCTTCGTCTTCTTGAGTCCGAACGGACATCGTGCAGTAGTGGAATCCGACTCACGCTGCAAGGTGCTCGCGACAGTCCCCTACTGAACTTCTGAAAATTTTCGGTAGCCCGGGAACTGCAGGACGCGGATATTCCGTCGAATGGGCATGAACCAAACTCGAACCGTCACAGCTCTATTGGCGTTCGGTGCCGCGTGCCTGGGGATCACTGCGTGCGGCGGACCGACCCATAACTCAGGATCCGGCCGGCAACCCGCGACGCCTAACCAAGTGGTACTCGCTGCTACCCACGACTCGGCCGTCAGCTCGCCGGGGTCGGCCGGCACGATCACGACCGTCGGCACGGGGACCGTGACCGGCGCGCCCGACACCTTGACGATCGGTATCGGCGTCTCAACTACCGCACCCCACGCCGCGAGCGCTCTTTCTCAGAACAACGACATCGCAGGCAAGGTACAACAAGCTCTTGCGCACGACGGCGTCGCCGCGAAAGACATCCAGACCACTGGCCTGTCGCTCGGACAGGCCTACCCGGAAAGCGACGGCTACCAGGCGTCCGACGAGGTCACCGCGACGATCCACGACATCAGCAAGGCGGGAACGATCATCGACGACGCGCTCGCGCCTGCGGGAGACGCCGGGCGCTTGGAGATGGTGAACTTCTCGTTGTCGAGCAGCGATCCGTACATGGCGTCCGCACGGCAGTCGGCGGTGGCTTCCGCGAAGGTGGAGGCCGAGCAGCTCGCCGCGGCGGCGGGAGCCCACCTCGGCGCTCTGATCTCGATCACCGACCAGCAGTCACCTACCTACCCGCAAACGTACGGGGTCGCACTCGGCACTGCATCGGGAGGGCGGCCAGGGGCGGCGATGCCGGCTGTTCCCCTGCAAGCCGGGTCGCAGCAGGTCACCGTGAGCGTCACGACTGTCTGGGCCATCGCTCCCTGAGGTCAGCGAGCCTGACTAGGCGAAGCCAATCAAGAACCGGGAGAGACCTTCGGCCAGTGCGGCGGCGGCGCCCTGCCGCCAGTTGGGGCTCGCAACGTTGGCCGAGTCCGTCGGGTTGCTCATATTGGCGCACTCGATGAAGGCCTTCGGAACCGTGGTCAGGTTCAAGGCGGCAAGATCGTTACGGGGCTCGAGACCGCCGACACCGTAGTAGTCGCTGACCGGTTCGTTCCCGACCGCTTCGAACAGGTCACGCACTTCGCCGGCGAGGTGGGCTGACGCATTGGTGACGGCGTTGTTCGGCCCATCGGCGACGGGCTCGAGAATTGTGAAGCCGCGTCCAGAGACGGGGCCGCCGTCGGCGTGGATGTCCAACGAGGCGTCAGCCCGGGCCGCGTTGATGATCGCCGCGCGCTGGTTCACGCAGGGTCCGACGCCGTTGTTGTCGCTTCTTGTGAGAACCACCGTGGCTCCAAGGGCGCGCAGAACCTGGGAGAGGCGAACCGCCACATCGAAGTTGAACGATGCCTCGGTATAGCCGGCACCGGTTTCGGTGCCCGCGGTGTCGCACGGTTCGTACTGACGCCCGTTCCACACCGGCTGATTGATGATCCCCGGGTTGGCGCCGTTCGCCCCGTTGTGACCGGGGTCCAACCCTACGATCTGGCCGACCAGAGAGAAGCCGGTCGCGGCAACCGGCGGAGTGCCCATGTCGGGGGCGTTACCGAAAGCGCTGAGCTGTCCATTGCCCAGAGCTATCCAGTAGCCGTTGTTATCGGGTCCGGCAACCATTCCGATCACTGGCGCCGGTACGCTCGTCGCTCCGTCCGACCCGAAATAGGCGGCGTCCCCGAAGGTGAAGATGCCACCATCGCGCGCGACCAGCCAATAGCCACGCCCGTCCGGGGTGGGAGCCATGCCGACTACCGGCTGGTTCAACCTCATCGACCCGGTCGAACCGAAGAACCCTGCGTCGCCAAACGTGAACACGCCACCATCGCGCGCGACCAGCCAGTAGCCACCCCCGTCCGGGGTAGGAGCCATGCCGACCACCGGCTGGTTCAACCTCATCGACCCGGTCGCACCGAAGAACCCTGCGTCGCCAAACGTGAACACGCCGCCGTCACGGGCTACGAACCAGTAGCCCTTCCCCGAAGGCGTGCTCGCGATTTGGAGTGCCTGACCGTTCAGGTGTGTGCCGCCCATCGAGCCGAAGTAGCCCGCGTCACCGAAGGTGAACACACCCCCGTCCCCACCGAGCAGCCAGTAGCCGGCGCCCGATGGGGTCCGCGCCATCCCGACCAACGGTGCCGCGAGTTGCAACGCGGACAAGTCTCCGAAGGACTGGGCGTCGCCCTCGGGGGTGACCGTTCCCGTGGTGCTGGCCACCCAGAAACCACCCCATGTCCTCGACGCGACAACCGCAACAGGTGCGGATCCGCCCGAATAAGCGGCGAGGGCGGTAGGCCAGGTCGGAGCCGTCGCCGGGCTGTGGTGCTCGCTCCGATCGACTGATAGAGCAAACAATGCGGTTCCACATAGGGAGATGACAGCCAACGACGCGATCGACCTCGACCGTCGATCAAACATTGCCATCCGACCCTCCCCTTCACACCCGAGGAGCAACAGCGACAAAGGCTACACACGTGCGGCGCGCGACGTTGGCTGGACCGATCGCTGCCGCGACTGGGAGGATGGAGCGTGGCGAGCAACGACGTCCTGAACGGGTTCACGATCGGCATCACCGCCGACCGCCGGTCCGAAGACCAGGCGGTCCTGTTCCGTCGCCTCGGCGCGAACGTCATCCACGGCGCGACGATGCGCACGGTTCCGCTCGCCGACGAGCCCGCTCTCCGCCAGGTCTCCCTCGATTTGATCGCCGAACCTCCCGTCTACCTCATCGCGAACACGGGGCTCGGAATCCGGACCTGGTTCGCCGCCGCGCAGAAGTGGGGCATCGAGGAGCAACTTCTGCAATCCCTGGCCAGTGCCACGATCCTGGCCAGGGGACCCAAGGCGTCCGGGGCCCTGACGTCAGCCAAGCTAAAGGTTGACTGGCGGTCGCCCACCGAACAGCTCTCCGAAGTCGCTGCGTACCTGACCGAACGGGGCGTTGCCGGACGGCGGGTGGCGTTTCAGCCGCACGGCGATGACCGGGACCCGATCACGGCGACGCTCGAAGCGGCGGGAGCCAAGGTGGTGATAGTCCCCGTGTACCGCTGGAAGCTCCCAACAGAATCAGAGGCTGGACCCGCCCGCCAGCTGATCGAGCTGTGCTGCGAAGGCAAGGTCGATGCCGTCACCTTCACAGCCGGACCGCAAGTGCGGCAGATGATGGAACTGGCCGAGGCAGACGGAAAGGGGCCAGACCTATTGGAGGCGTTCAACCGACGCGTTCCCATTGCGGCCTGCATCGGACCGGTCTGCGCCGGAGTCGCCCAGGAGGAAGGAATCGAGGAGCCCATATATCCCGAAAGCTGGCGACTCGGATCGTTGGTAAAGCTGGTGACGGCAACGCTCACCGAGCGGGCTAACTGATTTTCGGTTCCAACTCCATAGTCACCACTCTTTCTGCGATCCCTTTGAAGCGCCTCGCCCGCGGCTTGCCCCTTATTTGGACCCCCCGGGTGGGTCCCGCAGCATCGATCGCTTCCTGGGTCGCCACCACACTTCCGCCGCGAGCCGTCTCCGCCACCCGCGCGGCGACGTTCACCGCATGACCGATCACGTCGTCGCTCGAGACGATCGCCTCCCCAACGTGGACGCCGGCGCGCAACCGCAACGGAGCGGGCGCGGTCCCGATGAGTCGCACCGCCGCCCGGAGACCGCCTTGCGGACTGCTGAAGGTGCACAAGAGCCCGTCGCCTATCCGTTTGACGATCCGGCCTCCCTCCTGGCGAATAACGGGTCCGGCAACGCGGTGGTGCTCCTTCAGAAGCTCGAGGGCCGCCGCGTCTCCGAACTCAGCGGTGTAGGACGTGAAGCCCTCCAAGTCGGTGAACACGACGGCCAGGGATTCCGCACGTCCGGACGGCGGCGCCAGCCGGCCCGCGAGGAGCTGGGCCGCCCCGAGCCCGAGCGACGAAAATCGTGACGGCCTCTGCTCGACTGCCCGCTCCCAGAATCGTTCGAGCACTTCGTAGGGACCGGATGTCGTGATCGGTACCTTTCCCGGATTGTCCAGCCAGGTGCGATCTACCAGTCCGAGCTCGAGGGCGACACCGGCCGCCTCGGGATCACGCCGTATCAGCGACGCCGCCTGGCGCGCAAGCTTCCGCCGTAATGACTCGAGAGTCGCCGCGCCGACTTCGCGCGCCGACTCGCTCATGTCTGGGTCCACCGGACCAACCCTACCGGTGCGGGATTCTCCCTCCCCAGGCAGATTTAGCCCTGGTCGGCTTGCAGCTCCCGCCAGGTCTTTCCCGCCACGGCGGCCGCCGGCTCTTTGGGTAACCCGAGCACCATCTCCCCGATGATGTTGCGCTGGATCTGGGACGACCCGGCGTAGATGCTTCCCGCGCGGCTCATCAGGAAAGCCGTGACCCACGAAGCGCTGTCGTTCGGTGCACCCACATCATCCGCCTGGAAACCCGTTGACATCCGCCCAGTCGGAGCAAGGGCAGCCGCGCCGAGAATGTCAACGCCGAGTTCGGTGACGATCTTGTGGTACTCCGACCAGAAGAGCTTGAACGCTGACTCTGCCGGTCCGGGATGGTTGCCGGCGAGGAACTTGGTCAAGGTCCGCATGCCCAGGAACCGCATGATCTCGACCCTTGAGTAGCACCACGCCAGCCGCTGGCGTATCAGCGGGTCGCTCGACGCTCCAGTGACTCTGGCGAGTTCGATGAGCCGGTCGATCTCCGCCTTGAACATGATCGGAAAAGTCGCGGCGGCCTCCCCTCGCTCGTAGCCGAGAAGGGTCATCGCGACGGCCCAGCCGTTGTTGACTCCGCCGACGACGTTGTCCTTGCCGGTCCGCGCGTCGGTGAAGAACGTCTCGTTGAACTCCGATAGGCCGGTCATCATCTTGATCGGCCTTATCTCGACGCCGGGCTGATCCATGGGCACCAGAAGAAAGCTGATGCCCTTGTGCTTCGGGGCGTCCGGTTCGGTCCGGGCGAGCACGAAGATCCAGTTGGCGAGGTGGGCAGCCGAAGTCCAGATCTTCTGTCCGTTGATGAC
The Acidimicrobiales bacterium genome window above contains:
- a CDS encoding Ig-like domain-containing protein; translation: MLKMGGLSRSRRLATRVLVAVGLIAGAGGGFAAMLPVTPASAAVGTTPSTVNITSSKSDPNNPPVYGDQITFTVSVTGSGATPTGTVTFSYTNGYNGSTVFQVTCGGAGSVNLNTGTASCIPDTALLAGPDTVSATYSGDPTYAGGNGSVAQQVNPQPTTIAITSSPASATNYGQAAAFTATITPQPPAAYQPSTNVLPLGGSANFNANGNHLADCVNVPVAHSSPYTSTCTTHDLPRATDSVTAFYNSDGNYASSLSPGVAQTVNKAGTTTSVSPPASTSNYTQQVTITATVTPTNAGVSGPTGTVGFAAGGSNLPDCSGANAPTLTGIGTPPAPPFTATCNTKDLPGTAGVAGETVTATYSGDGNYSTSSGSSNTNGYVVHPASTTVSTPTSNSNPGAVGQPVTYSAAVTPSAGTANPSGTMSFSDNGSAIPSCSGANARTVSTGPAGTTATCTVTYGSKGMHSITAIYNGDSNYAPSSPSGALSENVNTIPSTTTIAGNGPSPSTYGQSVSFTATVTPSSGSAPTGTVTFADGGTAICSNVPVSPSGKNATASCATNALGAGKHTITATYSGDGSYSQSTSAAGASQTVDQAPTTTSLTSTVSAAAAGQTFTATVTPNSPVPTSPTGSVAFADNQAPIAGCAAQPLGADGTATCSVGNLSVGNHSISATYSGDTNFVGSASAQNQLVQAHGYWIVGADGGVFNFGPGAGYFGSHGGSHLNSPVVGMAATPDGRGYWLVASDGGIFNYGDAGFFGSHGGSHLNSPVVGMAATPDGRGYWLVASDGGIFN
- a CDS encoding MFS transporter, yielding MALGMKDGGSRWGPVIGLALVASANQMLWLNFTPITTGTATSLGVSKSAIGWLSEIFPLLYVLFAIPVGRALDRWFRPALLAGGGVTAIGALVRTVDHRYAVILAGQMLIALGQPAILNAITGTASRYLATDDRPLGIAVGSAGTFVGFVAAFLLGLGFGASGLGRILNISAAYSVVAFVVLGVTLYGPVREIAPRSDLEVSSRALRELWDDKVLRTLAGLVFVGFGAFIAFSTWAETLLKPAGVSSRTTDTLLTIMVVAGVAGCAVIPPLVATKGLQAAVLLASAGTAVFSCLLLAITPGVAAGAVALPLLGLLLLPDLPIILELAERRAGPSAGAVTAILWMAGNAGGIVVALVVQGLQSQPAWAFVAIAATGALAIPLAMALGRQLRGESRAVPRPVS
- a CDS encoding RNA polymerase sigma factor, which encodes MPIETGEERVADDPAVETSHTVAAAQGGDRSALESLLRDHYDKVFAVCHRLVGNDADAADAAQEAMISVVRGLDRFDGRSSFSTWAYRIAYNASVDLLRRRSRRAASSIDEPGQPFDHPTMDSVGSVDDKLDISLALQGLPVDFRGPVVLRDLCGLDYAEIGEVLKLPPGTVRSRIARGRGMLADSIKPARSEK
- a CDS encoding SIMPL domain-containing protein (The SIMPL domain is named for its presence in mouse protein SIMPL (signalling molecule that associates with mouse pelle-like kinase). Bacterial member BP26, from Brucella, was shown to assemble into a channel-like structure, while YggE from E. coli has been associated with resistance to oxidative stress.), translated to MNQTRTVTALLAFGAACLGITACGGPTHNSGSGRQPATPNQVVLAATHDSAVSSPGSAGTITTVGTGTVTGAPDTLTIGIGVSTTAPHAASALSQNNDIAGKVQQALAHDGVAAKDIQTTGLSLGQAYPESDGYQASDEVTATIHDISKAGTIIDDALAPAGDAGRLEMVNFSLSSSDPYMASARQSAVASAKVEAEQLAAAAGAHLGALISITDQQSPTYPQTYGVALGTASGGRPGAAMPAVPLQAGSQQVTVSVTTVWAIAP
- a CDS encoding N-acetylmuramoyl-L-alanine amidase; its protein translation is MFDRRSRSIASLAVISLCGTALFALSVDRSEHHSPATAPTWPTALAAYSGGSAPVAVVASRTWGGFWVASTTGTVTPEGDAQSFGDLSALQLAAPLVGMARTPSGAGYWLLGGDGGVFTFGDAGYFGSMGGTHLNGQALQIASTPSGKGYWFVARDGGVFTFGDAGFFGATGSMRLNQPVVGMAPTPDGGGYWLVARDGGVFTFGDAGFFGSTGSMRLNQPVVGMAPTPDGRGYWLVARDGGIFTFGDAAYFGSDGATSVPAPVIGMVAGPDNNGYWIALGNGQLSAFGNAPDMGTPPVAATGFSLVGQIVGLDPGHNGANGANPGIINQPVWNGRQYEPCDTAGTETGAGYTEASFNFDVAVRLSQVLRALGATVVLTRSDNNGVGPCVNQRAAIINAARADASLDIHADGGPVSGRGFTILEPVADGPNNAVTNASAHLAGEVRDLFEAVGNEPVSDYYGVGGLEPRNDLAALNLTTVPKAFIECANMSNPTDSANVASPNWRQGAAAALAEGLSRFLIGFA
- a CDS encoding uroporphyrinogen-III synthase, which produces MASNDVLNGFTIGITADRRSEDQAVLFRRLGANVIHGATMRTVPLADEPALRQVSLDLIAEPPVYLIANTGLGIRTWFAAAQKWGIEEQLLQSLASATILARGPKASGALTSAKLKVDWRSPTEQLSEVAAYLTERGVAGRRVAFQPHGDDRDPITATLEAAGAKVVIVPVYRWKLPTESEAGPARQLIELCCEGKVDAVTFTAGPQVRQMMELAEADGKGPDLLEAFNRRVPIAACIGPVCAGVAQEEGIEEPIYPESWRLGSLVKLVTATLTERAN
- a CDS encoding adenylate/guanylate cyclase domain-containing protein, with translation MDPDMSESAREVGAATLESLRRKLARQAASLIRRDPEAAGVALELGLVDRTWLDNPGKVPITTSGPYEVLERFWERAVEQRPSRFSSLGLGAAQLLAGRLAPPSGRAESLAVVFTDLEGFTSYTAEFGDAAALELLKEHHRVAGPVIRQEGGRIVKRIGDGLLCTFSSPQGGLRAAVRLIGTAPAPLRLRAGVHVGEAIVSSDDVIGHAVNVAARVAETARGGSVVATQEAIDAAGPTRGVQIRGKPRARRFKGIAERVVTMELEPKIS
- a CDS encoding acyl-CoA dehydrogenase family protein; the encoded protein is MDPTYPAEAEAYRDKIRVFLADHLPSGWSGIGALDHDEVRSFTNDWRKTLYENGLLAASWPKEYGGGGLSPLEQVVVAEEFYRAGVPTGGTNDTFSIQMVGNTLLQWGTEEQKRWYLPRILSGEDVWCQGYSEPGAGSDLGSLGTRAVLDGDEWVINGQKIWTSAAHLANWIFVLARTEPDAPKHKGISFLLVPMDQPGVEIRPIKMMTGLSEFNETFFTDARTGKDNVVGGVNNGWAVAMTLLGYERGEAAATFPIMFKAEIDRLIELARVTGASSDPLIRQRLAWCYSRVEIMRFLGMRTLTKFLAGNHPGPAESAFKLFWSEYHKIVTELGVDILGAAALAPTGRMSTGFQADDVGAPNDSASWVTAFLMSRAGSIYAGSSQIQRNIIGEMVLGLPKEPAAAVAGKTWRELQADQG